The following proteins are encoded in a genomic region of Brachypodium distachyon strain Bd21 chromosome 1, Brachypodium_distachyon_v3.0, whole genome shotgun sequence:
- the LOC100836523 gene encoding serine/threonine receptor-like kinase NFP: MEHRRFGCPLLLLLLVVVLIFRCSEAQDVANGTERFACDVPAPCDTFVVYRTQSPGFLGLGSISDLFGVSRAMIASANNLTAKDGVLLPDQPLLVPVECGCTGNRSFANVTYPIQDGDTYYALALTAFENLTDFNIMQQLNPQAPATRLQAPEEVTVPLFCRCPTQAERAGGIRYHITYLWRPEDDMSTVSTLMNSSKSDIAEANNVTTEFTSPTAQPMLIPVSQPPKLPPLRYDASADGSGANKRGRGVAVAAGVAGSLVAFAALCVAAFAYRRYRKKKETVVQLGSPYATPKLSWHKHQQQHNYGLQSSSSLARMMNGGGDKIITSVSQFIDKPIVFGADEIMEATMNLDERCRIGSSYYRAKLDGEMFAVKPAKGDVSAEMRMTQMVNHASLIKLAGISFGTEGDYTFLVYEFAEKGSLDKWLYQKPPSSLPSSSSSSSSVDTLSWNQRLGIAFDVANGLLYMHEHTLPSMVHGDVRARNILLTADFRAKISNFSVATPAMADAADTSSDVFAFGLLILELLSGRRAMEARVGAEIGMLWRDIRAVLEAGDKRDARLRKWMDPALGSEFHMDAALSLAGMARACTEEDAARRPKMADVVFSLSMLVQPLPVGDAFEKLWQVSSEDNMGIVNEVAAR, encoded by the coding sequence ATGGAACACCGCCGTTTCGGCTGccctttgctcctcctcctcctcgttgtCGTCCTCATCTTCCGTTGCAGCGAAGCCCAGGATGTCGCCAATGGCACCGAGCGCTTCGCCTGCGACGTTCCGGCGCCGTGCGACACGTTCGTCGTGTACCGGACGCAATCCCCGGGGTTCTTGGGCCTGGGCAGCATCTCGGACCTCTTCGGCGTGAGCCGGGCGATGATCGCCAGCGCCAATAACCTGACCGCCAAGGACGGGGTGCTGCTGCCGGACCAGCCGCTGCTCGTGCCCGTCGAGTGCGGCTGCACGGGCAACCGGTCCTTCGCCAACGTGACGTACCCAATCCAGGACGGCGACACTTACTAcgcgctcgcgctcaccgcGTTCGAGAACCTCACGGACTTCAACATCATGCAGCAGCTGAACCCGCAGGCGCCGGCCACTCGCCTCCAGGCCCCGGAGGAGGTCACCGTGCCGCTCTTCTGCCGGTGCCCGACGCAGGCGGAGCGGGCCGGCGGGATCCGGTACCACATCACTTACCTGTGGCGGCCAGAGGACGACATGTCCACGGTGAGCACGCTGATGAACTCCTCCAAGAGCGACATCGCCGAGGCCAACAACGTCACCACCGAATTCACCTCCCCGACGGCACAGCCGATGCTGATCCCGGTGTCGCAGCCGCCGAAGCTTCCTCCGCTGCGCTACGACGCTAGCGCGGATGGTTCTGGTGCAAACAAGCGCGGCCGGGGTGTCGCCGTAGCGGCCGGCGTCGCGGGGTCTCTCGTCGCGTTCGCCGCCCTGTGCGTGGCGGCCTTCGCGTACCGGAGGTACCGCAAGAAGAAGGAGACAGTGGTGCAATTGGGTTCCCCGTACGCGACCCCGAAGCTTTCTTGGCAcaagcaccagcagcagcacaactACGGGCTTCAAAGCAGCAGTTCACTCGCTCGCATGATGAACGGGGGCGGGGACAAGATCATCACCAGCGTGTCGCAGTTCATCGACAAGCCCATCGTCTTCGGGGCCGACGAGATCATGGAAGCCACGATGAATTTGGACGAACGGTGCAGGATCGGCTCTTCCTACTACCGTGCCAAGCTCGACGGGGAGATGTTCGCGGTGAAGCCGGCGAAAGGCGACGTCTCAGCCGAGATGAGGATGACGCAGATGGTCAACCATGCCAGCCTGATCAAGCTCGCCGGCATATCCTTCGGCACGGAAGGGGACTACACCTTCCTCGTGTACGAGTTCGCGGAGAAGGGTTCCCTCGACAAGTGGCTTTACCAGAAACCTCCGTCCTCGCTgccgtcgtcatcgtcgtcgtcgagctcCGTAGACACTCTCTCGTGGAACCAGAGGCTGGGCATCGCGTTCGACGTCGCCAACGGGCTGCTCTACATGCACGAGCACACGCTGCCGAGCATGGTGCACGGCGACGTCCGTGCACGGAACATCCTCCTCACCGCGGACTTCAGGGCCAAGATATCCAACTTCTCGgtggccacgccggcgatggcCGACGCCGCGGACACGAGCAGCGACGTGTTCGCCTTCGGCCTGCTGATCCTCGAGCTTCTCTCCGGCAGGAGGGCCATGGAGGCGCGGGTCGGCGCCGAGATCGGCATGCTGTGGAGGGACATCCGTGCGGTGCTGGAAGCCGGGGACAAGAGGGACGCCAGGCTCAGGAAGTGGATGGACCCGGCCCTCGGGAGCGAGTTCCACATGGACGCGGCCCTTAGCTTGGCCGGCATGGCGAGGGCTTGCacggaggaggacgcggcgcggcggcccaAGATGGCTGACGTCGTGTTCAGCCTCTCGATGCTGGTGCAGCCGTTGCCCGTGGGAGACGCGTTCGAGAAGCTCTGGCAGGTCAGCTCGGAGGACAACATGGGGATCGTCAATGAGGTGGCCGCCCGATAA